The Mycolicibacterium brumae DNA window ACTCCCGTGCTGGTCGACTTTTGGGCGACCTGGTGCGGCCCGTGCAAGATGGTCGCCCCGGTGCTGGAGGAGATCGCCAAGGAGCGCGCCGGTGAGTTGACCGTCGCCAAGCTGGACGTCGACGCCAATCCGGGCACCGCGGAGTCCTTCCAGGTGGTGTCCATTCCGACCCTGATCCTGTTCCGTGACGGCAAGCCGGTCCGCCGGATCGTGGGCGCCAAGGGTAAGGCCGCGCTGCTGCGCGAGCTGGCTGACGAACTGT harbors:
- the trxA gene encoding thioredoxin, which encodes MSDTHATITVTDASFNDDVLTSDTPVLVDFWATWCGPCKMVAPVLEEIAKERAGELTVAKLDVDANPGTAESFQVVSIPTLILFRDGKPVRRIVGAKGKAALLRELADEL